Proteins encoded by one window of Ignavibacteriota bacterium:
- a CDS encoding DUF1858 domain-containing protein — MKFHITPHTKVIDLLENYPYVEDYLIELVPAFSKLKNPILRRTVGKLATIEQAAKVAEVELPFLINSLNEKLGLLPQTVIDSSKNEISGFEIDESKVLKIINADEIIAAGSSPLGEVMNNLRSLEKDNLLLLNCSFHPAPLIDKAKEAGFRAMEVKNQDKSFSIYFSKFD, encoded by the coding sequence ATGAAATTTCACATAACGCCTCACACAAAAGTAATAGATTTACTTGAAAATTATCCTTATGTCGAGGATTATCTAATAGAGCTTGTACCTGCATTTTCAAAATTGAAAAATCCGATACTCAGAAGGACTGTGGGTAAACTTGCTACTATTGAACAAGCGGCAAAAGTGGCTGAAGTAGAACTTCCATTTCTAATAAACTCACTAAATGAAAAATTGGGATTATTGCCTCAGACTGTGATTGATTCATCAAAGAATGAAATTTCAGGTTTTGAGATTGACGAGTCTAAAGTATTGAAAATCATAAATGCTGATGAAATAATCGCCGCAGGAAGCTCGCCACTTGGAGAAGTAATGAATAATTTGCGAAGCCTTGAAAAAGATAATCTTCTTCTTCTCAATTGCTCTTTTCACCCTGCACCGCTTATTGATAAAGCAAAAGAAGCCGGATTCAGAGCAATGGAAGTTAAAAATCAAGACAAATCATTTAGTATATATTTTAGTAAATTTGATTGA
- a CDS encoding DUF438 domain-containing protein: MSEFINNSNHKKEMLKQLFLRLHEGDAREEVRQSLITILGSVPYGLVVEAEQELIKDGLPPSEIQKFCDLHSQVLEGRIDLNLAKIIPSGHPIDTFKHENKAIANLCEDIENIISANIINEKVELNTILTLKSKFNLLTDIDKHYKRKENLVFPYLEKKGITGPPTVMWGKHDEIRAKLKSGLESLDISSDISGDELKLIADMFLLPATIAAKDMVYKENEILLPMCGDMILESEWFEIYKQTLDYGYCIVEPKSEWKPNLSYDENTSDVDQASIPNGLISMPTGNFKLEELINVLNILPFDLTFVDKDDKVRFFSHGKKRIFERSKAILMRDVRMCHPPHSMHIVDRIIEDFRSGKEDKAPFWINFGGRFIHIEYFAVRDEQGQYMGTLEVSQDLTELRALEGEQRLLSYASKELN; encoded by the coding sequence ATGAGTGAGTTTATAAATAATTCGAATCACAAAAAGGAAATGCTAAAGCAACTTTTTCTGAGACTTCATGAAGGCGATGCACGTGAAGAAGTGCGTCAGAGCTTGATAACAATTCTTGGCTCTGTTCCTTATGGCTTAGTTGTCGAAGCAGAGCAGGAATTAATAAAAGATGGATTGCCACCATCTGAAATACAAAAGTTCTGCGATTTACATTCACAGGTACTTGAGGGTAGAATTGATTTGAATTTAGCTAAAATTATTCCGTCCGGGCACCCTATTGATACTTTCAAGCATGAAAATAAAGCTATTGCTAACCTTTGCGAAGATATTGAAAATATTATTTCGGCAAATATTATAAATGAAAAAGTTGAGCTTAATACTATTTTGACCCTAAAATCAAAATTCAATCTCTTAACTGATATAGACAAACATTATAAACGCAAAGAAAATCTTGTATTTCCTTATCTTGAAAAAAAAGGTATCACCGGTCCCCCGACAGTAATGTGGGGCAAGCATGATGAAATCAGAGCAAAGCTGAAAAGTGGATTGGAATCACTTGATATAAGCTCCGACATATCAGGCGACGAGCTTAAACTAATAGCAGATATGTTTCTTTTACCGGCAACTATTGCAGCAAAAGATATGGTTTATAAGGAGAATGAAATTCTCCTGCCTATGTGTGGCGATATGATTTTAGAATCCGAATGGTTTGAGATATATAAGCAAACTCTGGATTATGGCTATTGCATTGTAGAACCTAAATCTGAGTGGAAACCAAATTTATCGTATGATGAAAATACTTCCGATGTAGATCAAGCAAGTATTCCAAATGGTTTAATCTCAATGCCTACAGGCAATTTCAAACTTGAGGAGTTAATCAATGTTTTGAATATTCTTCCATTTGACCTGACTTTTGTTGATAAAGATGATAAAGTAAGATTTTTTTCGCATGGAAAAAAACGTATTTTTGAACGCTCAAAAGCAATATTGATGCGTGATGTCAGGATGTGTCACCCTCCACACAGTATGCATATTGTAGATAGAATTATTGAAGATTTCCGAAGTGGCAAAGAGGACAAGGCGCCTTTCTGGATAAATTTTGGCGGAAGATTCATACATATTGAATATTTCGCTGTACGCGATGAGCAAGGGCAATACATGGGCACTCTTGAAGTAAGTCAGGACCTGACAGAGCTTAGAGCATTGGAAGGCGAGCAAAGACTACTGAGTTATGCCTCAAAGGAGTTAAATTAG